The following proteins are co-located in the Cutaneotrichosporon cavernicola HIS019 DNA, chromosome: 3 genome:
- the TRS120 gene encoding uncharacterized protein (Transport protein Trs120 or TRAPPC9, TRAPP II complex subunit), translated as MSTPAPLSALADPMALARLQVLLVPVHRDGAEPLLEPVYEHWSQLFRNHHTLRGDEIVHGTQGSPAHRRGVPESPRSRFLPSAPGSSISRAAGASTVQLAFPSQPPSKHLNALSLLRMSAFPLVVIGIGVDDANGYSVGNETPTQDKTAAAQAWAQTFTQVLAGIMPPTSAFPLVKRLVLVPSQLSAADPRSPGRDTPGASSLGTQRASITRSGSPTFSFIRHAPSEGGDSWVTKLLGEAVGEVYGELGELVASLESQAGMKTLSSTLLPSLCGIPEQGNTATPRSSIQSPTSGSASPSHSRRSSGMIRTNSMPAVPTMTRHPSRTLTPGGRPISVQGPSAPPIQSSTISPAAPSPTSANLFKRSSMLSSPFNRASSAGTPAASKENKDSMSVTRLTSAPLTGIAGGRLLKLLGDMYLLTGKYNDAIMCYDEGAEKSRVVGDVLWEALAREGRAVAGIGEAWEGRDGSTHSTPFPSSPIPVEILSHYLSALACLSRAPLPFPPSSTILSPSPQRDSLSLPPPVAPSPTQVGTGEGLLAYLYSALCIRISHFVLTIFAAGGWGSIAVSSLIAHTLPRSFPPLVEDGNIRSLRTRHLALAQLAAESQLTRHSILGHAEAGVASFRKAMTKPEQLSVFVEVVRIARWLEMGRKEAAATREVLKLVAAIVVEGREEHRRLLSQTVARAQGADSSRMDGAAVYGLGVTIPAAVARRKETADGNCGIAELVERICAVLGVDVLSFGDPRKEYEVSRPRENRDEPHFGWPELQVEVIKEAITIAESLPDQLSVVRLCLSALHSLHPYLNQSNQTQLSKLYVQAIATLRRRAIEMGPLPWWIPGRMVLSVEIASLTPNKVPFEHTRAEIVPTDKKKGAKDPFLYNPRLKAVEQGKTVLVANEQVDVFVTLRNPLAVDLEIQDLSLLTSGSPFVTNPLPLVLPALSVQTVRVTGNAPVPGALQVRGVNIRLADGSSAEFLVPIADVSGKKSGSKRRSAALADLAKVKRQGLEARRSVTLGTDAIPVSEDDRQWLECTVVEEQPLLWIKKTSLNHGTVMLYDGETSVIRITVENSSAVPVDFVKLSFEDSVTREAQYLLSDGEQTPQKAYELDYDISKQPVFTWDNTAPLSIPPGGRATLSVQVLGKVGCTDGTIHVNYGFVNRAESSGTFYSRRLTYPVLFTVYRTLECFALDLASMRSDSQAEARQRLANGTTPRSTKFAASSDEELKRALARGDDRSVLFCINLRNVFSVPFEVALAAAESESGSVVTRLVPPGATERLVLPIQRQSLSAELRAQPIPSAGRQYVVDKKKKTADELALERETFWYRERLLEMVNVSWREPSSLRAGRLSLREQSLTTVHLDALRLNEVAVSLSVIPRNNDGPRAMDFVDLHITVTNHLERSLRPYVRLEALPTSSTDTSWSVPAPPPAPRRLSSLPATPMPLPKTVAFDGVLAATLPSLGPGDSASHTVGAILLASGSYTFRAAAEEVSQAVATAPPSICFSPSVTVHIP; from the exons ATGAgcacgccggcgccgctcagcgccctcgccgacccaATGGCGCTGGCCCGCCTTcaggtcctcctcgttccAGTGCAtcgcgacggcgccgaacccctcctcgagcccgTGTACGAGCACTGGTCCCAGCTCTTCCGGAACCACCATACACTGCGCGGTGACGAGATCGTGCACGGAACCCAGGGATCCCCGGCGCATCGACGTGGGGTACCCGAgtcgccgcgcagccgcTTCCTTCCAAGCGCACCAGGCTCGTCAATCTCACGCGCGGCAGGCGCCAGTACCGTTCAGCTCGCGTTCCCCTCCCAGCCACCTTCAAAGCACCTGAACGCACTTAGTTTGCTGCGCATGTCGGCATTCcctctcgtcgtcatcggcaTTGGCGTTGACGACGCAAATGGCTACTCTGTCGGTAACGAGACGCCCACGCAGGACAAgacggccgcggcgcaAGCGTGGGCCCAGACGTTCACCCAGGTTCTCGCAGGCATCATGCCCCCGACATCGGCGTTCCCTCTCGTCAAGCGCCTCGTACTCGTGCCCTCCCAGTTGTCAGCGGCCGACCCACGTTCTCCGGGGCGGGACACCCCCGGTGCGTCGTCACTGGGTACACAGCGGGCGTCGATTACCCGAAGCGGATCGCCCACCTTTAGTTTCATCCGGCACGCGCCCTCGGAAGGTGGTGACAGCTGGGTCACCAAGCTGTTAGGAGAAGCTGTCGGCGAAGTGTatggcgagctcggcgaaCTG GTTGCATCACTCGAGTCTCAGGCCGGCATGAAGACGCTGTCGAGCACGCTCCTCCCGTCTCTTTGCGGCATTCCGGAACAAGGGAACACAGCGACACCTCGCTCCTCCATCCAGTCTCCGACGTCTGGGTCAGCGAGCCCGAGTCACAGTCGCCGATCCTCCGGTATGATCAGGACCAACTCGATGCCGGCGGTCCCGACAATGACTAGACATCCTTCCCGGACGCTCACGCCTGGCGGCCGTCCCATCTCTGTCCAGGGGCCATCTGCCCCTCCAATCCAGTCAAGCACGATCTCCCCCGCCGCACCTTCGCCGACGTCAGCGAACCTCTTCAAGCGCTCGTCGATGCTCTCGTCCCCCTTCAACCGCGCATCCTCTGCCGGTACTCCCGCTGCCAGCAAGGAGAACAAGGACTCGATGAGCGTCACGCGCCTCACATCGGCTCCCCTGACTGGTATCGCTGGCGGTCGTctgctcaagctcctcggcgacatgtACCTCCTCACCGGCAAGTACAACGACGCCATCATGTGCTACGACGAAGGTGCAGAGAAGTCGCGTGTCGTTGGGGACGTGCTGTGGGAAGCATTGGCCCGCGAAGGACGAGCGGTCGCCGGTATCGGCGAGGCTTGGGAAGGCCGAGACGGATCT ACACACTCTACTCCATTCCCGTCATCCCCGATCCCGGTCGAGATCTTGTCTCACTACCTCTCGGCGCTAGCATGTCTGTCACGCGCCCCTCTGCCGTTCCctcccagctcgacgaTCCTGTCTCCATCACCTCAGCGTGATTCGTTgtccctcccaccccctGTCGCACCATCTCCAACCCAAGTTGGCACCGGAGAAGGGCTGCTCGCCTACCTCTACAGCGCGCTGTGTATCCGCATAAGCCACTTTGTCCTCACCATTTTTGCCGCTGGCGGCTGGGGCTCCATCGCTGTCTCGTCCCTCATCGCCCACACCCTCCCCCGTTCCTTCCCGCCCctggtcgaggatggcaaCATCCGGAGCCTTCGCACGCGTCATTTAGCATTGGCCCAGCTAGCCGCTGAGTCGCAATTAACGCGCCACTCCATTCTGGGACACGCGGAGGCTGGTGTCGCGTCGTTTCGAAAGGCGATGACCAAGCCAGAGCAGCTCTCTGTGTTTGTGGAGGTCGTCCGCATCGCACGGTGGCTCGAGATGGGCCGcaaggaggccgccgcTACGAGAGAAGTCCTCAAGCTCGTAGCCGcgatcgtcgtcgagggccgCGAAGAACATCGCCGGCTTCTGTCCCAAACTGTTGCGAGAGCACAGGGTGCCGATTCGTCCAGAATGGATGGTGCGGCGGTGTACGGCTTGGGCGTGACGATCCCTGCTGCGGTGGCTCGCCGAAAAGAGACGGCCGACGGTAACTGTGGTATCGCCGAACTCGTTGAACGCATCtgcgccgtcctcggcgtcgatgtCCTATCATTTGGCGACCCTCGCAAGGAGTACGAGGtctcaaggccgagagAAAATCGGGACGAGCCTCACTTTGGCTGGCCAGAGCTCCAAGTTGAGGTCATCAAGGAAGCAATCACCATCGCCGAGTCGCTGCCAG ATCAGCTCAGCGTCGTCCGCCTCTGCCTCTCGGCGCTGCACTCGTTACATCCGTATCTCAACCAGTCGAACCAGACACAGCTGTCCAAACTCTACGTACAGGCGATTGCCACTCTGCGAAGGCGCGCCATAGAAATGGGGCCACTTCCGTGGTGGATTCCAGGCCGCATGGTGCTCAGCGTAGAAATTGCCAGCTTGACGCCTAACAAGGTGCCATTCGAGCACACTCGTGCGGAGATCGTGCCAACagacaagaagaagggtgCCAAGGACCCGTTCCTATACAATCCTCGCCTGAAGGCTGTAGAGCAGGGCAAGACCGTGCTGGTTGCCAACGAGCAGGTGGACGTTTTCGTCACCCTCCGAAACccgctcgcggtcgactTGGAAATCCAGGACTTGTCTCTCCT GACTTCGGGATCGCCGTTCGTCACCAACCCCTTGCCCCTTGTGCTCCCAGCGTTGTCAGTCCAGACGGTCCGCGTTACTGGCAATGCGCCTGTGCCCGGCGCACTCCAGGTTCGCGGCGTCAACATCCGCCTCGCGGacggctcgtcggccgagTTCCTCGTTCCCATTGCGGACGTCTCAGGAAAGAAGAGTGGGAGCAAACGCCGCAGTGCCGCCCTCGCAgacctcgccaaggtcaagaGGCAAGGACTTGAGGCTCGGAGATCGGTTACCCTGGGCACGGATGCCATTCCTGTCTCTGAGGATGACAGGCAGTGGCTCGAGTGCACCGTAGTGGAGGAGCAACCTCTGCTGTGGATCAAGAAGACGTCACTCAACCACGGCACCGTCATGCTCTACGACGGTGAGACGTCGGTGATCCGCATCACTGTCGAGAACAGCTCGGCTGTGCCCGTCGACTTTGTCAAGCTCTCCTTCGAGGACTCGGTCACCCGTGAGGCACAATACCTCCTCTCGGACGGGGAACAAACGCCGCAGAAAGCGTACGAACTAGACTACGACATCTCCAAGCAGCCGGTGTTCACGTGGGACAACACCGCGCCCCTTTCTATTCCTCCCGGCGGCCGAGCGACGCTCTCGGTTCAGGTGTTGGGCAAGGTTGGATG TACGGACGGCACGATTCACGTCAACTACGGCTTTGTGAACCGCGCCGAGTCGTCGGGCACGTTCTACTCGCGTCGACTGACGTATCCTGTGCTCTTTACAGTGTACCGGACGCTGGAATGTTTcgcgctcgatctcgccaGCATGCGGAGCGACtcgcaggccgaggcgcgccaACGCTTAGCGAACGGGAccacgccgaggtcaaccAAGTTTGCAGCCtccagcgacgaggagcttAAGCGTGCACTTGCccgcggcgacgaccgcAGCGTGCTCTTCTGCATCAACTTGCGCAACGTCTTCAGCGTGCCGTTTGAGGTAGCGCTAGCAGCGGccgagagtgagagtgggTCGGTGGTGACGCGTCTCGTCCCGCCAGGCGCGACGGAACGGCTCGTCCTTCCGATCCAACGACAGTCCCTCAGCGCTGAGCTGCGCGCACAACCGATCCCATCTGCAGGGCGGCAGTacgtcgtcgacaagaagaagaagacggccgacgagctcgccctcgagcgcgagacATTCTGGTACCGTGAGCGCCTGCTCGAGATGGTCAACGTCAGCTGGCGCGAGCCCAGCTCGCTCCGTGCTGGCCGCCTGTCGCTCCGCGAGCAGTCGCTCACAAccgtccacctcgacgcgctgaGACTCAATGAAGTAGCCGTCAGCCTCTCGGTCATTCCACGCAACAACGACGGGCCTAGGGCCATGGACTTTGTCGACCTCCACATCACTGTCACAAACCACCTCG AACGCAGCCTGCGCCCGTATGTCCGTCTCGAGGCCCtcccgacctcctcgaccgaTACCTCGTGGTCTGtccccgccccgcccccgGCGCCCCGCCGCTTGAGCAGCTTACCTGCAACGCCGATGCCGCTGCCCAAGACGGTCGCATTCGAcggcgtgctcgccgcCACTCTGCCTTCTCTCGGGCCAGGTGACAGTGCGAGCCACACCGTCGGCGCaatcctcctcgcctcggGCTCGTACACTTTCCGTGCTGCTGCCGAGGAAGTCTCTCAGGCAGTGGCGACTGCGCCTCCAAGCATTTGCTTCTCCCCCTCGGTGACAGTTCACATCCCCTAG
- a CDS encoding uncharacterized protein (Enoyl-(Acyl carrier protein) reductase), with product MDASSLFNVKDKVVLVTGGGRGVGEMIAETYVANGAKVYISSRDAKACEATAAELTARGPGKCIAIAGDLSKYDECQRLAKEIGNREEVLNVLVNNSGATWGAPLAEYPDAAFTKLFTLNVQRVFTLTQALLPMIKKGADRDGVGRVINIGSVNGLTVPAMETYAYSSSKAALHQLTRHLAMQVPGNVTVNALALGPFRSKMMKATLDAAEQHIAGVLPSQRIGTPEDVGAACLWLSGRGGEWVTGTIVPIDGGSVATPSRL from the exons ATGGACgcctcttccctcttcaacgtcaaggacaaggttgtcctcgtcaccggCGGTGGTCGCGGTGTCGGCGAGATG ATCGCCGAGACCTACGTCGCCAACGGTGCTAAGGTCTacatctcctcgcgcgaTGCCAAGGCATGCGAAGCCACTGCAGCTGAGCTCACTGCCCGCGGGCCGGGCAAGTGTATCGCCATCGCTGGCGACTTGAGCAAGTATGACGAGTGCCAGCGCCTGGCCAAGGAGATCGGCAACCGTGAGGAGGTCCTCAACGTTCTCGTCAACAACTCGGGCGCGACCTGGGGTGCTCCCCTCGCCGAGTACCCGGACGCGGCCTTCACCAAGCTGTTCACCCTCAACGTTCAGCGCGTGTTTACGCTCACGCAGGCGCTGCTGCCCATGATTAAGAAGGGCGCCGACCGTGACGGTGTCGGGCGTGTTATCAAC ATCGGCTCGGTGAACGGCCTCACTGTTCCTGCCATGGAGACTTATGCTTACTCGTCATCCAAGGCGGCACTCCACCAGCTCACCCGCCACCTCGCGATGCAGGTCCCCGGCAACGTGACCGtcaacgccctcgccctcggccccTTCCGGTCCAAGATGATGAAGGCGAcactcgacgccgccgagcagcaTATCGCTGGCGTTCTCCCCTCCCAGCGAATCGGCACCCCCGAGGACGTCGGTGCCGCCTGCCTATGGCTCTCGGGTCGTGGGGGCGAGTGGGTCACTGGTACCATCGTCCCCATCGACGGTGGATCCGTTGCCACCCCTTCGCGTCTCTAG
- the SMC5 gene encoding uncharacterized protein (AAA domain), translating to MSQRRLKRRVQDVSDDDEFEAQSPVRRRARNSSMDASQSPSRVKGKGRAIVPDSDEGTESGDDEFVVQQAYRPELERGEDGYVAGSIVRVKITGFMTYDHVEFRPGPHLNMILGPNGTGKSSIAAAIAIGLGFHPKVMGRAHDVRSYVKQGTEVAEIEIELKGHKRKANPVIWRRFGRDSDKSEWKLNSKASTRKEIQNLIQSFGVQADNLCSFLPQDKVADFAKMNPVTVLKETMRAAGDPHLSQWHEDLVANGKTAREVETSLTAKTQRRDTLRLQVDELEPEVRNYERQQGLKKQLHIAEVEAASVLWKDSMAKAAEHKKAANKVKEKLKSMHRQQAPLRELQQAQVQKEKKAQGVRARLEDGLRREAADLEKSDRSHRSAMRHADGLAGELEAVNDNARGIRDQIRNTESLIRKQQEILESPDSDKEAIRSQLDVKLKAQQKAGSDKRAADAQRQNQHTELERIRSELSDITVNMNLLSQEEAENSNVEAHRRRAVFNSDPSIEFAVTWIENNQDKLRDRVLYPPLMMRTPNGGAVRLNLATIEAANPGPPHAPPDQMADLGLDGFVVDFMEAEPAMRTFLCQVGQLDRIGITLKPHNQLSPERLLRANILTWFSSTHFSRAVQSRYGKRDMQITTNALPAGQRSFLGMTVDQDAVKRIADQMADLRRRQRALEQPQAKVKLDIEQSNAKIQAFKDVQGQSEVDIRKLREELNKSDLAGQNLERYQNRLKDLRSRPTAEAQRKSLRDQIETHAKSAFEAWKDYMAASNLLAVDEVSNKREGRIETLGKEHDEHVEALKRAKDRQTYLLNNVKQILDQMPNEYRGEAQAAGANTTKSVEEARAAVHDIQAQLELSLNVDGNTIERYHRLKDDLEAKEHDVSTTEAQFEQLRHAVSSILSNFNPALDSLVQETSAKFSSAFERIGCTGEVRVSRVPGNYAEWGIEILVSYRDGQDLEVLRASRQSGGERSLATVTYLMSLSEMARTPFSLVDEINQGMDARAERSVHNQMVKVTCTGGDNTGQYFLITPKLLTDLDYHENMRVLTVSNGSYLPDSADINFGALSARLATYKHNMVATR from the exons ATGTCTCAGCGCCGCCTTAAGCGCCGCGTACAAGACGTATCGGATGACGACGAATTCGAGGCGCAGTCGCCAGTAaggcgccgcgcgcgcaacAGCTCCATGGACGCGTCCCAGTCCCCATCACGAGTCAAGGGCAAAGGCCGGGCCATCGTCCCGGACAGTGACGAAGGCACGGAaagcggcgacgacgagtttgtCGTGCAACAGGCCTACCGTCCAGAGCTGGAGCGCGGAGAGGACGG CTACGTTGCCGGCTCGATCGTGCGTGTCAAGATCACGGGTTTCATGACCTACGACCACGTCGAGTTCCGGCCTGGTCCTCATCTCAACATGATCCTAGGGCCTAATGGCACTGGCAAGAGCTCTATCGCCGCTGCCATCGCCATTGGCCTCGGCTTCCACCCAAAG gtGATGGGCCGCGCACATGATGTGCGCTCATACGTCAAGCAAGGCACAGAGGTCGCCGAGATTGAAATTGAGCTCAAGGGCCATAAACGCAAGGCGAATCCCGTCATCTGGCGCCGGTTCGGACGCGACTCGGACAAGTCGGAGTGGAAGCTCAACAGCAAGGCGTCCACGCGCAAGGAAATTCAGAACCTCATTCAGAGCTTTGGCGTCCAAGCCGACAACCTCTG ctccttcctcccccagGATAAGGTCGCCGACTTTGCCAAGATGAACCCCGTCACTGTGCTCAAGGAGACGATGCGCGCGGCGGGTGACCCGCATCTATCACAGTGGCACGAGGACCTGGTCGCAAACGGCAAGACGGCGCGGGAAGTTGAAACC TCTCTCACTGCGAAGACGCAGAGGCGTGACACGCTGCGACTTCAGGTCGACGAACTGGAACCGGAAGTTCGCAACTACGAGCGACAGCAGGGTTTGAAGAAGCAG CTCCACATTGCAGAGGTAGAGGCTGCGTCGGTGCTATGGAAGGACTCCATGGCCAAGGCCGCGGAACACAAAAAGGCAGCAaacaaggtcaaggagaagcTAAAGAGCATGCACCGGCAGCAAGCCCCTCTTCGTGAACTTCAACA GGCACAAGTGCAGAAGGAAAAGAAGGCACAGGGAGTTCGCGCAaggctcgaggacggcctTAGGAGAGAAGCAGCGGATCTCGAGAAGTCTGACCGGTCTCATCGCAGTGCT ATGCGTCATGCTGATGGTCTCGCCGGCGaactcgaggccgtcaacgACAATGCCAGGGGCATCCGCGACCAGATCAGGAACACGGAGAGCTTAATCCGTAAACAGCAGGAGATCCTCGAAAGCCCCGACTCGGATAAGGAAGCGATTCGATCACAGCTCGACGTCAAACTCAAGGCCCAA CAAAAGGCTGGTAGCGACAAGCGAGCGGCAGACGCACAGAGACAGAATCAACATACGGAGCTGGAGCGCATTCGCAGCGAATTGAGCGACATCACCGTCAACATGAACCTTCTCAGCCAAGA GGAGGCCGAGAACTCCAATGTCGAGGCTCACCGCCGGCGAGCAGTGTTCAACAGTGACCCTTCCATCGAGTTCGCCGTGACGTGGATTGAGAACAACCAAGACAAACTCCGGGACCGCGTGCTCTACCCTCCACTTAT GATGCGCACTCCGAACGGCGGGGCTGTCAGACTCAACCTTGCTACCATTGAGGCGGCGAATCCTGGCCCGCCCCATGCACCGCCTGACCAA ATGGCAGATCTCGGACTCGATGGCTTTGTTGTCGACTTCATGGAGGCGGAACCTGCCATGCGCACTTTCCTATGCCAAGTTGGTCAACTGGATCGCATC GGTATCACTCTGAAGCCACACAACCAACTCAGCCCCGAGCGTCTGCTTCGGGCAAACATCCTGACCTGGTTCTCATCAACGCATTTCAGCCGTGCAGTCCAGTCGCGATACGGCAAACGTGATATGCAAATCACGACAAACGCATTACCTGCTGGCCAGCGCTCCTTCCTCGGCATGACTG TGGATCAGGATGCTGTCAAGCGGATCGCCGACCAAATGGCCGACCTTCGgcgacgccagcgcgcTCTGGAACAACCGCAAGCCAAGGTCAAGCTTGACATTGAGCAATCCAACGCAAAGATCCAGGCGTTCAAGGATGTCCAA GGTCAATCTGAAGTCGACATCCGgaagctgcgcgaggagctcaacaAGTCAGACCTGGCTGGACAGAATCTGG AGCGTTATCAGAACCGTCTGAAGGACCTTCGTAGCAGACCAACCGCGGAAGCCCAGCGTAAAAGCCTCCGCGACCAGATCGAAACGCATGCCAAGAGCGCGTTCGAGGCGTGGAAGGACTACATG GCTGCAAGTAATCTGCTAgctgtcgacgaggtctCCAACAAGCGTGAAGGGAGAATAGAAACGTTGGGCAAAGAACATGACGAGC ACGTGGAGGCACTGAAACGGGCCAAGGACCGCCAGACGTACCTGCTCAACAATGTGAAACAAATTCTCGACCAGATGCCCAACGAATACCGGGGAGAGGCCCAGGCAGCCGGTGCG AACACGACAAAATCTGTGGAGGAGGCCAGGGCTGCCGTCCACGACATCcaggcgcagctcgagctATCTCTCAATGTTGACGGGAATACCATCGAGCGATATCACCGTCTTAAGGACGAC TTGGAAGCCAAGGAGCACGATGTTTCGACAACCGAGGCGCAGTTTGAGCAGCTCCGTCACGCAGTCTCCTCTATCTTGTCCAACTTCAACCCCGCGCTCGATAGTCTGGTGCAAGAGACGAGTGCAAAGTTTTCGTCGGCATTCGAGCGTATCGGTTGTACGGGCGAGGTGCGCGTTAGTCGCGTACCCGGCAACTACGCCGAGTGGGGAATCGAGATTCTCGTCAGCTACCGCGACGGGCAGGATCTCGAGGTTCTGAGGGCCAGCCGCCAGTCTGGAGGA GAACGCTCTCTCGCCACTGTCACATACTTGATGAGTCTTTCCGAGATGGCTCGCACGCCGTtctcgctcgtcgacgaaATCAATCAGGGAAtggacgcgcgcgcagagCGCAGTGTGCACAACCAGATGGTCAAGGTGACCTGCACAGGCGGTGACAACACTGGGCAGTATTTCCTGATCACGCCCAAGCTCCtcaccgacctcgactaTCACGAGAATATGCGTGTCCTCACTGTCAGCAACGGGTCGTACCTACCCGACTCGGCAGACATCAACTTTGGCGCGCTCTCTGCCCGTCTGGCGACCTACAAGCACAACATGGTCGCGACCAGATAG